The Siniperca chuatsi isolate FFG_IHB_CAS linkage group LG9, ASM2008510v1, whole genome shotgun sequence genome includes a region encoding these proteins:
- the si:ch73-86n18.1 gene encoding CD209 antigen-like protein E isoform X1: protein MEERENYTSLQDFTEQLTPGGNRPILEHSNDSQVLKRGVECLRSPTALLMVIGFLASICANIVLAVLYGEQVIGRLVPGAHLDSSSLGLKLTSVQRRYIQLCEDYTALGQSCSKTVKQCKECPEGWLHVGDQCYHFSSDKLDWLKSRDSCAEMGSHLTILHTMEQHDALEKEARRIGGFDYHFWIGLSDIEKEGDWRWVDNTTLQHKFQKVSSMNQGLGRGEYLSEMFSYLLLTLSNPLSSSLSLCHRYWDQWSSEPDNHQSGGEHGEDCATLNSHSKTWFDVPCDHIYKRICQMEAIQPN, encoded by the exons atggaggagagagaaaactaCACCAGCCTGCAGGACTTCACAGAGCAGCTGACACCTGGAGGGAACAGGCCCATTCTTGAACACAGCAACg ACTCCCAGGTACTGAAGCGGGGCGTTGAGTGTTTGAGGAGTCCGACTGCTCTCCTGATGGTTATTGGCTTTTTGGCCTCCATCTGCGCCAACATCGTCCTGGCTGTACTCT atggtgaacaag TGATTGGCAGGCTGGTGCCAGGTGCACACCTGGACTCTTCATCTCTGGGTTTGAAACTAACCTCGGTGCAGAGACGTTACATTCAGCTGTGTGAGGACTACACGGCCCTGGGGCAGAGCTGTTCAAAGACAG TTAAGCAGTGCAAGGAGTGTCCTGAAGGATGGCTTCATGTCGGGGATCAGTGTTATCACTTCAGCAGTGACAAGCTGGACTGGCTGAAGAGCAGAGACAGCTGTGCAGAGATGGGCAGCCATCTTACCATACTGCACACCATGGAACAGCAT GACGCTCTGGAAAAAGAAGCCAGGAGAATTGGTGGATTTGATTACCACTTCTGGATCGGCCTGTCTGATATAGAGAAGGAAGGAGACTGGAGATGGGTGGACAACACAACACTGCAACACAA ATTTCAGAAAGTTTCATCAATGAATCAAGGGCTTGGGCGAGGTGAGTAtttgtcagaaatgttcagttATTTATTGCTTACCCTGTCTAACCCCCTttcctcgtctctctctctctgtcacagatATTGGGATCAGTGGAGCTCAGAGCCAGATAACCACCAGTCAGGAGGGGAACATGGAGAGGACTGTGCCACCTTAAACAGCCACTCAAAGACATGGTTTGATGTTCCTTGTGATCACATTTATAAACGAATCTGCCAGATGGAAGCCATTCAGCCTAACTGA
- the si:ch73-86n18.1 gene encoding C-type lectin domain family 4 member E isoform X3, with protein sequence MEERENYTSLQDFTEQLTPGGNRPILEHSNDSQVLKRGVECLRSPTALLMVIGFLASICANIVLAVLYGEQVIGRLVPGAHLDSSSLGLKLTSVQRRYIQLCEDYTALGQSCSKTVKQCKECPEGWLHVGDQCYHFSSDKLDWLKSRDSCAEMGSHLTILHTMEQHDALEKEARRIGGFDYHFWIGLSDIEKEGDWRWVDNTTLQHKYWDQWSSEPDNHQSGGEHGEDCATLNSHSKTWFDVPCDHIYKRICQMEAIQPN encoded by the exons atggaggagagagaaaactaCACCAGCCTGCAGGACTTCACAGAGCAGCTGACACCTGGAGGGAACAGGCCCATTCTTGAACACAGCAACg ACTCCCAGGTACTGAAGCGGGGCGTTGAGTGTTTGAGGAGTCCGACTGCTCTCCTGATGGTTATTGGCTTTTTGGCCTCCATCTGCGCCAACATCGTCCTGGCTGTACTCT atggtgaacaag TGATTGGCAGGCTGGTGCCAGGTGCACACCTGGACTCTTCATCTCTGGGTTTGAAACTAACCTCGGTGCAGAGACGTTACATTCAGCTGTGTGAGGACTACACGGCCCTGGGGCAGAGCTGTTCAAAGACAG TTAAGCAGTGCAAGGAGTGTCCTGAAGGATGGCTTCATGTCGGGGATCAGTGTTATCACTTCAGCAGTGACAAGCTGGACTGGCTGAAGAGCAGAGACAGCTGTGCAGAGATGGGCAGCCATCTTACCATACTGCACACCATGGAACAGCAT GACGCTCTGGAAAAAGAAGCCAGGAGAATTGGTGGATTTGATTACCACTTCTGGATCGGCCTGTCTGATATAGAGAAGGAAGGAGACTGGAGATGGGTGGACAACACAACACTGCAACACAA atATTGGGATCAGTGGAGCTCAGAGCCAGATAACCACCAGTCAGGAGGGGAACATGGAGAGGACTGTGCCACCTTAAACAGCCACTCAAAGACATGGTTTGATGTTCCTTGTGATCACATTTATAAACGAATCTGCCAGATGGAAGCCATTCAGCCTAACTGA
- the si:ch73-86n18.1 gene encoding C-type lectin domain family 4 member E isoform X5, which produces MVIGFLASICANIVLAVLYGEQVIGRLVPGAHLDSSSLGLKLTSVQRRYIQLCEDYTALGQSCSKTVKQCKECPEGWLHVGDQCYHFSSDKLDWLKSRDSCAEMGSHLTILHTMEQHDALEKEARRIGGFDYHFWIGLSDIEKEGDWRWVDNTTLQHKFQKVSSMNQGLGRGEYLSEMFSYLLLTLSNPLSSSLSLCHRYWDQWSSEPDNHQSGGEHGEDCATLNSHSKTWFDVPCDHIYKRICQMEAIQPN; this is translated from the exons ATGGTTATTGGCTTTTTGGCCTCCATCTGCGCCAACATCGTCCTGGCTGTACTCT atggtgaacaag TGATTGGCAGGCTGGTGCCAGGTGCACACCTGGACTCTTCATCTCTGGGTTTGAAACTAACCTCGGTGCAGAGACGTTACATTCAGCTGTGTGAGGACTACACGGCCCTGGGGCAGAGCTGTTCAAAGACAG TTAAGCAGTGCAAGGAGTGTCCTGAAGGATGGCTTCATGTCGGGGATCAGTGTTATCACTTCAGCAGTGACAAGCTGGACTGGCTGAAGAGCAGAGACAGCTGTGCAGAGATGGGCAGCCATCTTACCATACTGCACACCATGGAACAGCAT GACGCTCTGGAAAAAGAAGCCAGGAGAATTGGTGGATTTGATTACCACTTCTGGATCGGCCTGTCTGATATAGAGAAGGAAGGAGACTGGAGATGGGTGGACAACACAACACTGCAACACAA ATTTCAGAAAGTTTCATCAATGAATCAAGGGCTTGGGCGAGGTGAGTAtttgtcagaaatgttcagttATTTATTGCTTACCCTGTCTAACCCCCTttcctcgtctctctctctctgtcacagatATTGGGATCAGTGGAGCTCAGAGCCAGATAACCACCAGTCAGGAGGGGAACATGGAGAGGACTGTGCCACCTTAAACAGCCACTCAAAGACATGGTTTGATGTTCCTTGTGATCACATTTATAAACGAATCTGCCAGATGGAAGCCATTCAGCCTAACTGA
- the si:ch73-86n18.1 gene encoding C-type lectin domain family 4 member E isoform X4 translates to MEERENYTSLQDFTEQLTPGGNRPILEHSNDSQVLKRGVECLRSPTALLMVIGFLASICANIVLAVLLIGRLVPGAHLDSSSLGLKLTSVQRRYIQLCEDYTALGQSCSKTVKQCKECPEGWLHVGDQCYHFSSDKLDWLKSRDSCAEMGSHLTILHTMEQHDALEKEARRIGGFDYHFWIGLSDIEKEGDWRWVDNTTLQHKYWDQWSSEPDNHQSGGEHGEDCATLNSHSKTWFDVPCDHIYKRICQMEAIQPN, encoded by the exons atggaggagagagaaaactaCACCAGCCTGCAGGACTTCACAGAGCAGCTGACACCTGGAGGGAACAGGCCCATTCTTGAACACAGCAACg ACTCCCAGGTACTGAAGCGGGGCGTTGAGTGTTTGAGGAGTCCGACTGCTCTCCTGATGGTTATTGGCTTTTTGGCCTCCATCTGCGCCAACATCGTCCTGGCTGTACTCT TGATTGGCAGGCTGGTGCCAGGTGCACACCTGGACTCTTCATCTCTGGGTTTGAAACTAACCTCGGTGCAGAGACGTTACATTCAGCTGTGTGAGGACTACACGGCCCTGGGGCAGAGCTGTTCAAAGACAG TTAAGCAGTGCAAGGAGTGTCCTGAAGGATGGCTTCATGTCGGGGATCAGTGTTATCACTTCAGCAGTGACAAGCTGGACTGGCTGAAGAGCAGAGACAGCTGTGCAGAGATGGGCAGCCATCTTACCATACTGCACACCATGGAACAGCAT GACGCTCTGGAAAAAGAAGCCAGGAGAATTGGTGGATTTGATTACCACTTCTGGATCGGCCTGTCTGATATAGAGAAGGAAGGAGACTGGAGATGGGTGGACAACACAACACTGCAACACAA atATTGGGATCAGTGGAGCTCAGAGCCAGATAACCACCAGTCAGGAGGGGAACATGGAGAGGACTGTGCCACCTTAAACAGCCACTCAAAGACATGGTTTGATGTTCCTTGTGATCACATTTATAAACGAATCTGCCAGATGGAAGCCATTCAGCCTAACTGA
- the si:ch73-86n18.1 gene encoding CD209 antigen-like protein A isoform X2, which yields MEERENYTSLQDFTEQLTPGGNRPILEHSNDSQVLKRGVECLRSPTALLMVIGFLASICANIVLAVLLIGRLVPGAHLDSSSLGLKLTSVQRRYIQLCEDYTALGQSCSKTVKQCKECPEGWLHVGDQCYHFSSDKLDWLKSRDSCAEMGSHLTILHTMEQHDALEKEARRIGGFDYHFWIGLSDIEKEGDWRWVDNTTLQHKFQKVSSMNQGLGRGEYLSEMFSYLLLTLSNPLSSSLSLCHRYWDQWSSEPDNHQSGGEHGEDCATLNSHSKTWFDVPCDHIYKRICQMEAIQPN from the exons atggaggagagagaaaactaCACCAGCCTGCAGGACTTCACAGAGCAGCTGACACCTGGAGGGAACAGGCCCATTCTTGAACACAGCAACg ACTCCCAGGTACTGAAGCGGGGCGTTGAGTGTTTGAGGAGTCCGACTGCTCTCCTGATGGTTATTGGCTTTTTGGCCTCCATCTGCGCCAACATCGTCCTGGCTGTACTCT TGATTGGCAGGCTGGTGCCAGGTGCACACCTGGACTCTTCATCTCTGGGTTTGAAACTAACCTCGGTGCAGAGACGTTACATTCAGCTGTGTGAGGACTACACGGCCCTGGGGCAGAGCTGTTCAAAGACAG TTAAGCAGTGCAAGGAGTGTCCTGAAGGATGGCTTCATGTCGGGGATCAGTGTTATCACTTCAGCAGTGACAAGCTGGACTGGCTGAAGAGCAGAGACAGCTGTGCAGAGATGGGCAGCCATCTTACCATACTGCACACCATGGAACAGCAT GACGCTCTGGAAAAAGAAGCCAGGAGAATTGGTGGATTTGATTACCACTTCTGGATCGGCCTGTCTGATATAGAGAAGGAAGGAGACTGGAGATGGGTGGACAACACAACACTGCAACACAA ATTTCAGAAAGTTTCATCAATGAATCAAGGGCTTGGGCGAGGTGAGTAtttgtcagaaatgttcagttATTTATTGCTTACCCTGTCTAACCCCCTttcctcgtctctctctctctgtcacagatATTGGGATCAGTGGAGCTCAGAGCCAGATAACCACCAGTCAGGAGGGGAACATGGAGAGGACTGTGCCACCTTAAACAGCCACTCAAAGACATGGTTTGATGTTCCTTGTGATCACATTTATAAACGAATCTGCCAGATGGAAGCCATTCAGCCTAACTGA
- the si:ch73-86n18.1 gene encoding CD209 antigen-like protein E isoform X7, producing the protein MEERENYTSLQDFTEQLTPGGNRPILEHSNDSQVLKRGVECLRSPTALLMVIGFLASICANIVLAVLLIGRLVPGAHLDSSSLGLKLTSVQRRYIQLCEDYTALGQSCSKTVKQCKECPEGWLHVGDQCYHFSSDKLDWLKSRDSCAEMGSHLTILHTMEQHDALEKEARRIGGFDYHFWIGLSDIEKEGDWRWVDNTTLQHKFQKVSSMNQGLGRDIGISGAQSQITTSQEGNMERTVPP; encoded by the exons atggaggagagagaaaactaCACCAGCCTGCAGGACTTCACAGAGCAGCTGACACCTGGAGGGAACAGGCCCATTCTTGAACACAGCAACg ACTCCCAGGTACTGAAGCGGGGCGTTGAGTGTTTGAGGAGTCCGACTGCTCTCCTGATGGTTATTGGCTTTTTGGCCTCCATCTGCGCCAACATCGTCCTGGCTGTACTCT TGATTGGCAGGCTGGTGCCAGGTGCACACCTGGACTCTTCATCTCTGGGTTTGAAACTAACCTCGGTGCAGAGACGTTACATTCAGCTGTGTGAGGACTACACGGCCCTGGGGCAGAGCTGTTCAAAGACAG TTAAGCAGTGCAAGGAGTGTCCTGAAGGATGGCTTCATGTCGGGGATCAGTGTTATCACTTCAGCAGTGACAAGCTGGACTGGCTGAAGAGCAGAGACAGCTGTGCAGAGATGGGCAGCCATCTTACCATACTGCACACCATGGAACAGCAT GACGCTCTGGAAAAAGAAGCCAGGAGAATTGGTGGATTTGATTACCACTTCTGGATCGGCCTGTCTGATATAGAGAAGGAAGGAGACTGGAGATGGGTGGACAACACAACACTGCAACACAA ATTTCAGAAAGTTTCATCAATGAATCAAGGGCTTGGGCGAG atATTGGGATCAGTGGAGCTCAGAGCCAGATAACCACCAGTCAGGAGGGGAACATGGAGAGGACTGTGCCACCTTAA
- the si:ch73-86n18.1 gene encoding CD209 antigen-like protein E isoform X6: MEERENYTSLQDFTEQLTPGGNRPILEHSNDSQVLKRGVECLRSPTALLMVIGFLASICANIVLAVLYGEQVIGRLVPGAHLDSSSLGLKLTSVQRRYIQLCEDYTALGQSCSKTVKQCKECPEGWLHVGDQCYHFSSDKLDWLKSRDSCAEMGSHLTILHTMEQHDALEKEARRIGGFDYHFWIGLSDIEKEGDWRWVDNTTLQHKFQKVSSMNQGLGRDIGISGAQSQITTSQEGNMERTVPP, translated from the exons atggaggagagagaaaactaCACCAGCCTGCAGGACTTCACAGAGCAGCTGACACCTGGAGGGAACAGGCCCATTCTTGAACACAGCAACg ACTCCCAGGTACTGAAGCGGGGCGTTGAGTGTTTGAGGAGTCCGACTGCTCTCCTGATGGTTATTGGCTTTTTGGCCTCCATCTGCGCCAACATCGTCCTGGCTGTACTCT atggtgaacaag TGATTGGCAGGCTGGTGCCAGGTGCACACCTGGACTCTTCATCTCTGGGTTTGAAACTAACCTCGGTGCAGAGACGTTACATTCAGCTGTGTGAGGACTACACGGCCCTGGGGCAGAGCTGTTCAAAGACAG TTAAGCAGTGCAAGGAGTGTCCTGAAGGATGGCTTCATGTCGGGGATCAGTGTTATCACTTCAGCAGTGACAAGCTGGACTGGCTGAAGAGCAGAGACAGCTGTGCAGAGATGGGCAGCCATCTTACCATACTGCACACCATGGAACAGCAT GACGCTCTGGAAAAAGAAGCCAGGAGAATTGGTGGATTTGATTACCACTTCTGGATCGGCCTGTCTGATATAGAGAAGGAAGGAGACTGGAGATGGGTGGACAACACAACACTGCAACACAA ATTTCAGAAAGTTTCATCAATGAATCAAGGGCTTGGGCGAG atATTGGGATCAGTGGAGCTCAGAGCCAGATAACCACCAGTCAGGAGGGGAACATGGAGAGGACTGTGCCACCTTAA
- the LOC122882082 gene encoding hepatic lectin-like isoform X1, whose translation MNLIKSTLGIRGHTILYVLIGLLVSEASPQAADRLEAELSSVKLRLHLLENRYRHLCNFYSNLATNSSLPVINCTECPDKWLQVGDQCFFLITDKQDWSFSAQNCREMGGHLAILTTREQHEAVEKEGRRIAGFYTNYWIGLTDIENEGDWKWVDNSTLTNPYILERGEIRARQQPVQWVGWRGLCGGGQLHSDLVRCSLFLLVSPNLSDGRHPAPVSPTTPLQDHHSIMKDIDTLFKNFTGNCFYSLFVSTNKQFSDKNLIYLV comes from the exons ATGAACCTCATCAAAA GCACCCTGGGAATTAGAGGCCACACCATCCTCTATGTTCTTATCGGCTTGTTGGTTTCTGAAGCCTCCCCTCAGGCTGCGGACCGTCTAGAGGCAGAGCTGTCCTCTGTCAAGCTGAGACTACACCTTTTGGAGAATCGCTACAGACACCTGTGTAACTTCTACTCCAACCTGGCAACCAACAGCTCACTTCCAG TGATCAACTGCACCGAGTGTCCTGACAAGTGGCTTCAAGTAGGGGACCAATGCTTCTTCCTCATCACTGACAAGCAGGACTGGTCATTCAGTGCACAAAATTGTAGAGAGATGGGCGGCCATCTTGCCATCTTGACCACCAGAGAACAGCAT GAAGCCGTGGAAAAAGAAGGCAGAAGGATCGCAGGATTTTACACAAACTACTGGattggactgactgacattgaGAATGAAGGAGACTGGAAATGGGTGGACAACTCAACACTTACAAACCCGTAT ATTTTGGAACGTGGCGAAATCAGAGCCAGACAACAACCAGTCCAATGGGTTGGATGGAGAGGACTGTGCGGTGGTGGACAGCTACACTCAGACCTGGTACGATGTTCCCTGTTCCTTCTTGTATCCCCGAATCTGTCAGATGGACGCCATCCCGCTCCAGTGAGCCCCACCACACCACTGCAGGACCACCACTCAATTATGAAAGATATTGATACTTTATTCAAAAACTTCACTGGcaactgtttttacagtttgtttgtttcaacaaataaacaattttctgacaaaaaTTTGATCTATTTGGTTTAA
- the LOC122882082 gene encoding C-type lectin domain family 4 member D-like isoform X2, producing the protein MNLIKSTLGIRGHTILYVLIGLLVSEASPQAADRLEAELSSVKLRLHLLENRYRHLCNFYSNLATNSSLPVINCTECPDKWLQVGDQCFFLITDKQDWSFSAQNCREMGGHLAILTTREQHEAVEKEGRRIAGFYTNYWIGLTDIENEGDWKWVDNSTLTNPFWNVAKSEPDNNQSNGLDGEDCAVVDSYTQTWYDVPCSFLYPRICQMDAIPLQ; encoded by the exons ATGAACCTCATCAAAA GCACCCTGGGAATTAGAGGCCACACCATCCTCTATGTTCTTATCGGCTTGTTGGTTTCTGAAGCCTCCCCTCAGGCTGCGGACCGTCTAGAGGCAGAGCTGTCCTCTGTCAAGCTGAGACTACACCTTTTGGAGAATCGCTACAGACACCTGTGTAACTTCTACTCCAACCTGGCAACCAACAGCTCACTTCCAG TGATCAACTGCACCGAGTGTCCTGACAAGTGGCTTCAAGTAGGGGACCAATGCTTCTTCCTCATCACTGACAAGCAGGACTGGTCATTCAGTGCACAAAATTGTAGAGAGATGGGCGGCCATCTTGCCATCTTGACCACCAGAGAACAGCAT GAAGCCGTGGAAAAAGAAGGCAGAAGGATCGCAGGATTTTACACAAACTACTGGattggactgactgacattgaGAATGAAGGAGACTGGAAATGGGTGGACAACTCAACACTTACAAACCC ATTTTGGAACGTGGCGAAATCAGAGCCAGACAACAACCAGTCCAATGGGTTGGATGGAGAGGACTGTGCGGTGGTGGACAGCTACACTCAGACCTGGTACGATGTTCCCTGTTCCTTCTTGTATCCCCGAATCTGTCAGATGGACGCCATCCCGCTCCAGTGA